The proteins below are encoded in one region of Knoellia sp. S7-12:
- a CDS encoding YciI family protein, with protein sequence MMRYLVLIAYEPGGWEAATPEERQGYVEGHAAFDRFVDEHGRRLSGAPLADAETATTVRHAHGETVVSDGPFVESVETIGGYYDVELADLDSAIQAASLLPPAYAVEIRAVIELDASGEKVG encoded by the coding sequence ATGATGCGCTACCTCGTCCTCATCGCCTACGAGCCGGGCGGATGGGAGGCGGCCACCCCGGAGGAACGACAGGGCTATGTCGAGGGGCACGCGGCCTTCGACCGGTTCGTCGACGAGCACGGTCGACGCCTGTCCGGTGCTCCTCTCGCTGATGCGGAGACGGCCACGACCGTTCGGCATGCCCACGGGGAGACCGTGGTGAGCGATGGTCCCTTCGTGGAATCCGTTGAGACGATCGGCGGCTACTACGACGTGGAGCTGGCCGACCTCGACTCGGCGATCCAGGCTGCGTCTCTGCTCCCGCCGGCCTACGCGGTCGAGATCCGAGCAGTCATCGAGCTGGACGCTTCCGGCGAGAAGGTGGGATGA
- a CDS encoding YciI family protein, whose protein sequence is MKEYVVLIVGDPDRWWTSMTEEERTAGYAVYARFDEELAKRGHTVTGGAELQGRATARSIPVGGGPVTDGPFAESAEQVGGFYQVQTENVDDLLDCCQLLAEIGEGIEVRPVNTQEDRES, encoded by the coding sequence ATGAAGGAATATGTCGTGCTCATCGTCGGAGACCCCGACCGTTGGTGGACGTCGATGACTGAAGAAGAACGCACCGCCGGGTATGCCGTCTACGCCCGTTTCGACGAAGAGCTCGCAAAGCGTGGTCACACTGTCACCGGCGGTGCCGAGTTGCAGGGCCGGGCCACGGCCAGGTCCATCCCCGTCGGAGGGGGGCCAGTCACCGACGGCCCGTTCGCGGAGTCGGCCGAGCAGGTGGGCGGTTTCTACCAGGTGCAGACCGAGAACGTCGACGACCTCCTCGATTGCTGTCAGCTGCTTGCCGAGATCGGGGAAGGGATCGAGGTGCGCCCGGTCAACACCCAGGAAGACCGCGAGTCATGA
- a CDS encoding alkaline phosphatase D family protein, with product MPPTLDRRHLLGLGGGAAVAAAVTVATPALSAAAPIESPFALGVGSGDPTPDGVVLWTRLAPEPLAVDGRGGMPSRPVPVQWRVAEDPGFRRIARAGAEVATPQWNHSVHAEVSGLRPDREYWYRFRVGNDLSPVGRTRTAPALGTALASMRFAFASCQNFYEGWFPAFDHMAKDDLDLIVHLGDYIYEGGNVGTLGRAHLPAHETFTLADYRIRYSQYKLDPSLQAAHASAPWVVTPDDHEVENDWAGDISQPDTEPDQDPAVFRARRAAAYKAYYENLPLRKSSMPAGPEMQVFRRLTFGGLAQLNVLDTRRWRTDQLAACVNDCPERWDENRTMLGAEQEQWLLGGLGSSRATWNILANQVFVMQADHAAGVPEQYSRDPWDGYAAARQRLFDGVHERDVDNFIVLTGDAHRSVAADLKLDFKDASSATVGTEFLGTSISSGGDGSDQDALGKVWLDENPHMKFHNKQRGYQRVTLTREHLQCDYVVTPVVTKPGGTAFTRASVFVEAGRPGVAGVTSG from the coding sequence ATGCCTCCGACCCTTGACCGCCGCCACCTGCTCGGACTCGGGGGTGGGGCCGCCGTCGCGGCCGCCGTCACCGTGGCAACGCCTGCACTGAGTGCGGCCGCGCCGATCGAGTCTCCCTTTGCGCTCGGGGTCGGCTCCGGCGACCCGACGCCGGACGGCGTGGTGCTGTGGACCCGGCTCGCTCCCGAGCCCCTTGCCGTCGACGGACGTGGGGGTATGCCGTCCCGTCCCGTTCCGGTCCAGTGGCGGGTTGCCGAGGACCCCGGCTTCCGCAGGATCGCCCGGGCGGGCGCCGAGGTGGCGACCCCACAGTGGAATCACTCGGTTCACGCCGAGGTCTCGGGGCTGCGTCCCGACCGCGAGTACTGGTACCGCTTCCGCGTCGGCAACGACCTCAGCCCGGTCGGCCGGACCCGAACCGCTCCGGCCCTCGGCACTGCCTTGGCCTCGATGCGCTTCGCGTTCGCGAGCTGTCAGAACTTCTATGAGGGCTGGTTCCCGGCCTTCGACCACATGGCCAAGGACGACCTTGACCTCATCGTTCACCTCGGGGACTACATCTATGAGGGCGGCAACGTCGGAACCCTGGGCCGGGCACATCTGCCTGCCCACGAGACCTTCACGCTCGCGGACTACCGGATCCGCTACAGCCAGTACAAGCTCGACCCCTCGCTCCAGGCGGCCCACGCTTCAGCGCCCTGGGTCGTCACCCCCGACGACCACGAGGTCGAGAACGATTGGGCCGGCGACATCTCGCAGCCCGACACCGAGCCCGACCAGGACCCGGCCGTGTTCCGCGCAAGGCGCGCCGCGGCATACAAGGCCTACTACGAGAACCTCCCGCTGCGGAAGTCCTCGATGCCCGCGGGACCCGAGATGCAGGTCTTCCGTCGACTGACCTTCGGTGGTCTGGCGCAGCTCAACGTCCTCGACACGAGGCGGTGGCGCACTGACCAGCTAGCGGCGTGCGTCAACGACTGCCCCGAGCGTTGGGACGAGAACCGGACGATGCTTGGTGCCGAGCAGGAGCAGTGGCTCCTCGGTGGGCTCGGCTCGTCTCGAGCGACGTGGAACATCCTGGCCAACCAGGTCTTCGTCATGCAGGCTGATCACGCAGCCGGCGTGCCAGAGCAGTATTCGCGCGATCCGTGGGACGGCTATGCCGCAGCGCGCCAGCGGCTCTTCGACGGTGTGCACGAGCGCGACGTCGACAACTTCATCGTCCTCACCGGTGACGCGCACCGGAGCGTCGCGGCCGACCTCAAGCTCGACTTCAAGGACGCGTCGTCGGCGACCGTGGGCACCGAGTTCCTCGGCACCTCGATCTCCTCTGGCGGTGACGGATCCGATCAGGACGCGCTCGGCAAGGTGTGGCTCGACGAGAACCCGCACATGAAGTTCCACAACAAGCAGCGCGGCTACCAGCGGGTGACCCTCACACGCGAACACCTGCAGTGCGACTACGTCGTGACGCCCGTGGTCACCAAGCCCGGTGGCACCGCCTTCACCCGCGCGTCCGTCTTCGTCGAGGCTGGTCGACCCGGGGTCGCCGGCGTCACCTCCGGATGA
- the fbaA gene encoding class II fructose-bisphosphate aldolase, protein MPIATPEIYADMLDRAKNGSFAYPAINITSSQTITAAIRGFAEAGSDGIIQVSTGGGDYASGSTVKDMVTGSLALAAYAEVVAKNYPVNIALHTDHCPKDKLDGFVRPLIAASTERVKAGGLPIFQSHMWDGSAVPLEENLVIADELLTLCKAANIILEIEVGVVGGEEDGVDNEINDQLYSTPEDAIATARALGTGEQGYYMTALTFGNVHGVYKPGNVTLKPEVLKAAQDAVHKEFNTPNDKPFHLVFHGGSGSTAEEIAAAVDYGVVKMNIDTDTQYSFTRPVVEWMLRNYDGVLKIDGEVGNKKQYDPRAWGKEAEAGMAARVREACEHLRSAGTHQA, encoded by the coding sequence ATGCCCATCGCCACACCTGAGATCTATGCCGACATGCTCGACCGGGCCAAGAACGGTTCGTTCGCCTACCCGGCCATCAACATCACGTCGAGCCAGACGATCACCGCGGCTATCCGCGGGTTCGCCGAGGCAGGCAGTGACGGCATCATCCAGGTCTCCACCGGTGGCGGTGACTATGCGTCCGGCTCGACGGTCAAGGACATGGTGACGGGTTCGCTCGCGCTCGCGGCCTACGCCGAAGTGGTCGCGAAGAACTACCCCGTCAACATCGCGCTCCACACCGACCACTGCCCCAAGGACAAGCTCGACGGCTTCGTGCGTCCGCTGATCGCGGCCAGCACCGAGCGGGTCAAGGCCGGCGGACTGCCGATCTTCCAGTCGCACATGTGGGACGGCTCGGCCGTGCCGCTCGAGGAGAACCTCGTCATTGCCGACGAGCTGCTCACCCTCTGCAAGGCAGCCAACATCATCCTCGAGATCGAGGTTGGCGTGGTCGGCGGCGAAGAGGACGGCGTGGACAACGAGATCAACGACCAGCTCTACTCGACGCCCGAGGACGCCATTGCCACGGCGCGCGCTCTCGGCACCGGTGAGCAGGGTTACTACATGACCGCTCTCACGTTCGGCAACGTGCACGGCGTCTACAAGCCGGGCAACGTCACGCTCAAGCCGGAGGTGCTCAAGGCCGCCCAGGACGCGGTCCACAAGGAGTTCAACACCCCCAACGACAAGCCCTTCCACCTCGTGTTCCACGGCGGCTCGGGCTCGACGGCTGAAGAGATCGCGGCCGCAGTCGACTACGGCGTCGTCAAGATGAACATCGACACCGACACCCAGTACTCGTTCACCCGACCGGTCGTCGAGTGGATGCTGCGCAACTACGACGGTGTCCTCAAGATCGACGGCGAGGTCGGCAACAAGAAGCAGTACGACCCGCGCGCCTGGGGCAAGGAAGCCGAGGCCGGTATGGCCGCCCGCGTCCGCGAAGCCTGCGAGCACCTCCGCTCCGCCGGCACCCACCAGGCCTGA
- a CDS encoding YciI family protein, giving the protein MRYVVLLPGDESSWESASADERTRVYGRHEEFARRLAAEGHDVVGGAELTHSREAKLVRADAEGQVVITDGPYAETAEQLTGYYEVESDDLDGLLQIVGLIAGPDHDRAGMGGVEVRRVVSAEDRAS; this is encoded by the coding sequence ATGAGATACGTCGTCCTGCTGCCCGGCGACGAGTCATCGTGGGAGTCGGCCTCGGCGGACGAGCGAACCCGTGTCTATGGCCGCCACGAGGAGTTCGCCCGGCGCCTCGCTGCAGAGGGTCACGACGTCGTGGGCGGCGCCGAGTTGACCCATTCTCGTGAGGCCAAGCTCGTGCGAGCCGATGCGGAGGGCCAGGTTGTCATCACTGATGGGCCCTACGCCGAAACGGCCGAACAGCTGACGGGCTACTACGAGGTCGAGTCCGACGACCTCGACGGGTTGCTCCAGATCGTCGGCCTCATCGCCGGACCGGACCACGACCGCGCAGGCATGGGTGGCGTCGAGGTGCGCCGAGTCGTCAGCGCCGAGGACCGGGCGTCATGA
- a CDS encoding DUF6596 domain-containing protein, whose protein sequence is MTPLERVVREEWGRLVALLLAQFRRLDLVEDALAEAVATAHTRWPEDGEPDNPSAWLVTAARRRILDRLRAESMAARKEPLLLVEAARQPPEGVMVDDGSVVDDDLLRLVLMCAHPALPAEGAAALSLRLVMGISTADVARLFLVPEPTMAARITRAKRKIVTAGIPFSVPAVDALPARLDTVAHTAYLAFTAGYAPGSGPDLLRVELAGEAIRLARVTHALRPTDTLAHLIALMTLQHSRRDARVAPDGSLVLLPDQDRGRWHHDEISEALALLDATVPGATPLSESFRLQARIAAEHATAVSPEATRWDRIASLYAVLERVSPSPAVRVARAVAVAEADGPRAGLALLDGVDLPGHRLPAVRGELLARSGDRVEAREQISRSITLCDNEIERAHLSRRLAELS, encoded by the coding sequence ATGACCCCACTCGAGCGCGTCGTGCGCGAGGAGTGGGGCCGCCTCGTGGCCCTGCTCCTCGCGCAGTTCCGACGGCTCGATCTCGTTGAGGACGCCCTCGCGGAGGCAGTTGCGACAGCTCACACCAGGTGGCCAGAGGACGGCGAGCCCGACAACCCCAGCGCCTGGCTCGTCACGGCAGCGAGGCGCCGCATCCTCGACCGACTCCGGGCCGAGTCCATGGCCGCCCGCAAGGAGCCGCTGCTTCTCGTCGAGGCCGCTCGTCAGCCGCCGGAGGGTGTCATGGTCGATGACGGCTCGGTCGTCGACGATGACCTCCTGCGCCTTGTCCTCATGTGTGCCCACCCCGCCCTCCCGGCCGAGGGCGCGGCCGCGCTGTCACTTCGCCTCGTCATGGGCATCTCGACCGCCGACGTCGCCCGACTCTTCCTCGTGCCCGAGCCCACCATGGCCGCCCGAATCACTCGCGCCAAGAGGAAGATCGTCACAGCGGGCATCCCGTTCTCCGTCCCTGCCGTTGACGCGCTGCCGGCCCGTCTCGACACGGTGGCCCACACGGCATACCTCGCATTCACGGCTGGCTATGCGCCCGGGAGCGGGCCAGACCTTCTGCGCGTGGAACTCGCCGGTGAGGCGATCCGCCTCGCTCGCGTCACTCACGCGCTGCGCCCGACTGACACCCTCGCCCATCTCATCGCTCTCATGACCCTGCAGCATTCGCGACGTGACGCCCGGGTCGCTCCAGACGGGTCCCTCGTGCTCCTCCCGGACCAGGACCGTGGTCGCTGGCACCACGACGAGATCTCCGAGGCGCTGGCCCTGCTGGACGCGACCGTTCCCGGGGCGACGCCGCTGTCCGAGAGCTTTCGGCTGCAGGCACGCATTGCGGCTGAACACGCGACTGCGGTGTCACCCGAAGCGACCCGTTGGGACCGCATCGCCAGCCTGTATGCCGTGCTCGAGCGGGTGTCTCCGTCGCCAGCCGTGCGGGTCGCCCGAGCCGTTGCCGTCGCCGAGGCGGACGGGCCTCGGGCCGGGCTGGCGCTGCTCGACGGTGTGGACCTGCCCGGGCACCGACTCCCGGCAGTCCGCGGTGAGCTCCTCGCCCGCTCGGGCGACCGGGTTGAGGCAAGAGAGCAGATCAGCAGGTCAATCACCCTGTGTGACAACGAGATCGAACGGGCTCACCTCTCTCGGCGCCTTGCGGAGCTCAGCTAG
- a CDS encoding YciI family protein: protein MSRFLVLLPAPEAEWAELPPEEHEKGMRSHEQFHRDLAAGGHEIIATGPLEPSAQAVSMRPGKEGGPALITEGPFTESVEQIVGFYLLDSEDGDDLRRICEEFAARGEHLEFRQMV from the coding sequence ATGAGCCGCTTTCTCGTCCTGCTGCCTGCACCTGAGGCGGAGTGGGCAGAACTCCCACCGGAGGAGCACGAGAAGGGCATGCGTTCGCACGAGCAGTTCCACCGTGACCTCGCTGCCGGAGGGCACGAGATCATCGCCACCGGCCCGTTGGAACCGTCGGCGCAGGCTGTATCGATGCGCCCCGGCAAGGAGGGTGGACCGGCCCTGATCACCGAGGGTCCGTTCACCGAGTCCGTCGAGCAGATCGTCGGCTTCTATCTCCTCGACTCCGAGGACGGCGACGACCTGCGCCGCATCTGCGAGGAATTCGCGGCCCGTGGTGAACACCTTGAGTTCCGCCAAATGGTCTGA